Proteins from a single region of Noviherbaspirillum saxi:
- a CDS encoding hydroxymethylglutaryl-CoA lyase, whose product MMQKRHATVQEVGMRDGLQSVSGIMPTHDKKRWIDAAYVAGVRYMEVASYVPAKLLPQMADADEVVAHALTYGDLTVTALVPNLKGAEKALAAGVHRIVAPISVSVAHSMANVRKTPADMVEEFRRIRELRDDMDKVGRTKLIAGLSTVFGCTLQGEVPLEDVQDIVLRVLDAGSDIVALADTTGHATPGQVDRFFDALIPQAQGKLTIAHFHDTRGMALPNTMIALQHGIHEFDASLAGLGGCPHAPGATGNVATEDLVFMLESLGYHTGIDVQQLLDARSIIQQALPQAVMYGSLAHAGLPKAYSKQSNIEKAVV is encoded by the coding sequence ATGATGCAGAAAAGACATGCGACGGTGCAGGAAGTGGGAATGCGGGACGGCTTGCAAAGCGTGTCCGGCATCATGCCCACGCACGACAAGAAGCGCTGGATCGACGCGGCCTATGTTGCCGGCGTGCGTTATATGGAAGTGGCCTCTTATGTGCCCGCCAAGCTGCTGCCGCAAATGGCCGATGCGGATGAAGTGGTCGCGCATGCACTGACCTATGGCGACCTGACGGTGACCGCGCTGGTTCCTAATTTGAAGGGTGCGGAAAAGGCACTGGCCGCCGGTGTTCATCGCATCGTCGCGCCGATCTCGGTGAGCGTTGCGCACAGCATGGCAAACGTCAGAAAAACACCGGCCGACATGGTCGAAGAATTTCGCCGCATCCGCGAACTGCGCGACGACATGGACAAGGTTGGACGCACCAAACTGATCGCCGGTCTGTCCACCGTATTCGGCTGCACGCTGCAGGGTGAGGTGCCGCTTGAAGATGTACAGGATATCGTCTTGCGCGTACTCGATGCCGGCAGCGACATCGTCGCCTTGGCCGACACGACCGGACATGCTACGCCCGGCCAGGTCGACCGTTTCTTCGATGCCTTGATTCCACAGGCACAGGGAAAACTTACGATCGCGCATTTCCATGACACGCGCGGCATGGCGCTGCCGAACACCATGATCGCCTTGCAGCATGGGATTCATGAATTCGATGCATCGCTGGCCGGTCTCGGCGGATGCCCGCACGCGCCGGGAGCGACCGGCAATGTCGCCACGGAAGATTTGGTGTTCATGCTCGAAAGCCTGGGCTATCACACCGGAATCGATGTGCAGCAGCTGCTCGATGCACGCTCGATCATCCAGCAGGCGCTTCCGCAGGCAGTGATGTATGGCTCTTTGGCACACGCCGGACTGCCCAAAGCTTATTCCAAGCAATCGAACATCGAAAAGGCTGTTGTATGA
- a CDS encoding CaiB/BaiF CoA transferase family protein: MTKELKSDQNARLPLSGIRVVEVSHMVMGPTCGMILGDLGAEVIKVEPPKGDGTRRLLGAGAGFFRTFNRNKKSVALDTETEEGRDALRKLAATADVFVENFKPGRMKDLGLDYATLSKLNPRLIYVSHKGFLSGPYENRLALDEVVQMMAGLAYMTGPVGRPLRAGSSVNDIMGGMFGAIGVLAALNERWTTGAGKEVQSALFENCVLLSAQHMQQYVVTGEAAAPMPERISAWSVYDVFEMANQEQLFIAATGDGQWRALCELIGRPDLLTDPKLATNNQRVVVRPWLLSTLRETLQHIDAKTLAAQLEARNVPFASIVRPEQLFDDPHLKASGGLTRLTLDDGSQTDMPLLPISLNGERLKPRRAIPKIGEDTRDVLLALGYSDEQIAALQAAPATAAV; this comes from the coding sequence ATGACTAAAGAATTGAAAAGCGATCAGAACGCCCGTTTGCCGCTGAGCGGCATCCGTGTCGTCGAGGTATCGCATATGGTGATGGGCCCGACCTGCGGGATGATTCTGGGAGATCTCGGCGCCGAAGTCATCAAGGTCGAGCCGCCCAAGGGCGATGGAACACGCCGCCTGCTCGGCGCAGGCGCGGGTTTCTTCCGCACCTTCAACCGCAACAAGAAAAGCGTGGCGCTCGATACCGAGACTGAAGAAGGGCGCGACGCGCTGCGCAAGCTGGCGGCGACCGCCGACGTGTTTGTCGAAAATTTCAAGCCCGGCCGCATGAAGGATCTCGGCCTGGATTATGCGACGCTCAGCAAGCTCAATCCGCGCCTGATCTATGTGTCGCACAAGGGTTTCCTGAGCGGCCCTTACGAAAACCGCCTGGCGCTTGATGAAGTCGTGCAGATGATGGCCGGCCTGGCCTACATGACCGGTCCGGTCGGCCGCCCGCTGCGCGCGGGCAGCTCGGTCAACGACATCATGGGCGGCATGTTCGGCGCGATCGGCGTGCTTGCCGCGCTCAACGAGCGCTGGACCACCGGTGCCGGCAAGGAAGTCCAAAGCGCCCTGTTTGAAAACTGCGTGCTGCTCTCTGCCCAGCATATGCAGCAGTATGTCGTTACCGGCGAAGCCGCCGCGCCCATGCCGGAACGCATCAGCGCCTGGTCAGTGTATGACGTGTTTGAAATGGCGAACCAGGAACAACTCTTCATCGCCGCGACTGGCGACGGCCAGTGGCGCGCCCTGTGCGAACTGATCGGCAGGCCGGACCTGCTGACTGACCCCAAGCTCGCAACCAACAATCAGCGCGTCGTCGTGCGCCCGTGGCTGCTGTCGACGCTGCGCGAGACCCTGCAACATATCGATGCCAAGACGCTCGCGGCGCAACTGGAAGCACGCAATGTTCCTTTCGCTTCCATCGTCCGTCCGGAGCAGCTGTTCGACGATCCGCACCTGAAAGCCAGCGGCGGCTTGACCAGGCTCACGCTCGATGACGGCTCGCAAACCGATATGCCGCTGCTGCCGATCTCACTGAACGGCGAACGCCTGAAACCGCGTCGCGCCATTCCAAAGATCGGCGAGGACACGCGCGACGTGCTGCTTGCACTTGGC
- a CDS encoding superoxide dismutase family protein — MSTTVIKHLANSRELTAEGRDVRTRLGTTLILIVSLAVLIAPARATDLGAEVKLHDRAGNQVGKARLAQQGDGNVVVQVHVHDLPPGFHGFHVHAVGECVPPFISAGGHFDRDGHSHKSHTGDLPVLLVNTDGTANAKLDTDRFAVADLFDADGSTIIIHANPDNYANIPNRYVAAPDATTLATGDAGDRIACGVVEKVVER; from the coding sequence ATGAGCACTACTGTCATCAAGCATCTGGCTAACAGCCGTGAGTTAACCGCTGAAGGTCGAGACGTTCGGACACGGTTGGGTACGACGTTGATACTGATCGTGTCGCTGGCGGTGCTGATTGCGCCTGCAAGGGCGACCGATCTTGGCGCGGAAGTGAAGCTTCATGACAGAGCCGGCAACCAGGTGGGAAAAGCGAGGCTTGCTCAGCAAGGGGACGGTAATGTAGTTGTCCAGGTACACGTCCATGACCTCCCCCCAGGCTTCCACGGGTTCCATGTGCATGCAGTCGGCGAATGCGTCCCGCCTTTCATCTCGGCCGGTGGTCACTTCGATCGGGATGGACATAGTCATAAAAGTCACACCGGTGACCTGCCCGTTTTGCTGGTGAATACCGACGGTACGGCGAATGCGAAGCTCGATACGGATCGCTTCGCGGTCGCCGATCTCTTCGATGCGGATGGCAGTACGATCATCATCCATGCGAACCCGGACAACTACGCAAATATCCCGAATCGGTATGTCGCCGCGCCGGACGCGACGACACTGGCGACGGGTGATGCTGGAGACAGGATCGCGTGTGGAGTGGTAGAAAAGGTGGTGGAAAGATAA
- a CDS encoding universal stress protein, whose amino-acid sequence MYRSILVAYNGTPESRSALHECIRLTPPSSTQVHLLAVIHPHDPLVDGEYGARAAYSTQEMMQEEQAKMERELAEGCRMLQEAGLNTDIFLETGEPADIISNMAAKLGADLVIVGHPRHRSWVQRWWRGSTDALLLGKVHCTLMIAPERAEAA is encoded by the coding sequence ATGTACCGCTCTATTCTGGTGGCGTACAACGGAACCCCTGAAAGCCGTTCGGCATTGCATGAATGCATTCGGCTCACTCCCCCATCTTCTACACAAGTCCATCTGCTTGCCGTGATTCACCCGCACGATCCGCTGGTGGACGGTGAATACGGCGCAAGAGCCGCTTACAGTACACAGGAAATGATGCAGGAAGAGCAGGCAAAAATGGAGAGGGAGCTTGCCGAGGGTTGCAGGATGCTGCAGGAAGCCGGCCTCAATACAGATATTTTCCTTGAGACAGGAGAGCCGGCGGACATCATCAGCAATATGGCCGCCAAACTCGGCGCCGATCTCGTCATCGTCGGGCATCCGCGCCACAGGTCATGGGTGCAGCGCTGGTGGCGTGGCTCGACCGATGCCTTGCTGCTGGGAAAAGTGCATTGCACGCTGATGATCGCGCCTGAACGGGCAGAAGCGGCGT